Genomic DNA from Flavobacterium sp. N502540:
CAAATCTGAATTCCAGTTTAATGTATCAATTCGGTCAGGTAGGAAACAGTACCATTGACTATCAAAATGCTGCAAGTCCTGATCCGGGGTATTATCAAAAATTGCCCAGTTATTATACCTCAATCTACGAAAAAGACAAAGGCGAGTTTTCAGGAGATTTCACCCCCGATTTTATAAGTGCCGAAAAAGCAAAAGCAAATTTTCTCGAAGACCGTCAAATCAATTGGGATGAATTATATCGTGCCAATGAGAAACCAATTTTAAATGCTGATGGAACAATTAACGGATTTGAGCCTGCACAAAGTCATTATGTTTTATACGAAGACCGGGCAGATGATAAAACCCTCGCCGCAAATTCAAATCTGAATATACAATTAACAGAGAATACTGCTTTTGACGGAGGAATTACTTTTAGGAATTTAAAGTCACATCAGTTTCAATATCTTTTAGATTTGTTGGGAGGGCAATATTTTGAAGACATTGATGCGTTTTACCAAGGCAATCAGTCGCAGTCCGATTTACAAAATCCAAATCGTGAGGTAAAAGTGGGAGATATTTATGGATACAATTATAATCTTATTGCAACCACAATTGATGCTTTCACACAGTTTAAATTCAGTTATAATAAAACAGATTTTTATTTAGGACAGTCTTATTCTGTTTCCAATTATCAGAGAGAAGGATTATATCAAAATGGGATTTATCCAACATCATCACTTGGAAAAAGCAACAAGGTGAATTTTGAAAATTTTGGTTTTAAAGGAGGTCTGACTTATAAAATTTCAGGAAAACAATGGTTGTTTTTTAACGGAATGCATCTTAGCAGAGCACCATCCTTACGAAACACGTTTTTAAATTCCAGATTGAATAATTCAATAGTCGACGGAATTGAAAATGAAAGTATAAGTAGTGCCGAAGGAAACTATGTTTTTCGTTCTCCAAATTTTAAAATTCGTTCTACGATTTATTATTCATGGATTAAAAATACAACCCGAACTTCCTTCTTCTTCGCTGAAGGAATTTTTGATCAGGGCGCAGCTTATAACAATACGGATGCATTTGTTAGTCAGACTTTAACGCATCTGGACAAGAAAAATATTGGTACGGAATTTAGTCTTGAATGGCAAATTTTATCAACTTTAAAAGTGACTATATCTGCGGCATACGGTAATTATGTCTATAGCAGTAATCCTAATGTATCTATAACTAACGATGCAAATGTGGCCGAAGGCGGTACTCAGACTGTTTTTGATTTTGGGGAATCCTATCTTAAAAACTACAAACAGCCGGGCATGCCCCAACAAGCTTATTCGATTGGATTAGAATACAGAGATCCTAAATTTTGGTGGCTGGGAGCCAATATTAATTATTTGTCTGAAGCTTATATTGACGTTTCGCCAATTGCAAGAACCAATCGGTTTTATGTAAACGCTGTGAATGGTCACCTCTTTCCAGAAGCGACAGAAGAACGGACAGCTGCTTTGCTGAAACAGGAAAAATTTAATCCGGTTTCATTATTAAATATTACAGGAGGAAAGTCCTGGCGTATCGCTCACAAATATATCGGGCTTTTCTGGAGTGTTAATAATGTCTTGAATGCGGTGTACAAAACAGGAGGTTTTGAACAAGCCCGAAATGCCAATTTCAGAGCTCTTAATCAGGATGTTTCCAGCGGAACACCCTCATTTGGTTCTAAATATTATTATGGATATGGAAGAACTTATTTTGTGAACCTTACAATGAGTTTGTAAAATTTTAAAACCAATTTGAAATGAAAAATAGATTCTTAGTTTTCGGTTATGTATTCTTGCTGCTGATAATTTACAGTTGCAATAATGAAACTGAAATTCCAAAACTAGAATGTACACAACCGAGTTTAGTTATTAATCAGAAGGTTCAGAAAGTCAAAGATTTTTCAGGGCCCGTTCCGAAACAATATGGCTACGATGATACTATTGAGGCTTACGTAGTGTCAAGCGATGAGGGAGGAAATTTCTTTAAGATACTTTTCCTGCAAACTATTGCAACGGATGAAACACCGGCAATAGGATTTAGTGTTGCGGTTGATGTTGCCAACACCTATATCGATTTTCGGGTAGGAAATAAAGTGTATATCAAATTAAAGAATCAGTTTACAGATTTATATTTTGATGGTTTGCGTATCGGAAGTTTGTCTGTAAGCAATTCGGGAGATCCAACGATCGGCAGAATTTCGCAGACCGACTATAAAACTGTTCTTAATGCGTCTTGTACAATAATGGATGAAAGTAAGCTGGTGAAAGCAATTTCAGTAGAAGAAGCGCTAAATGACGATAAGCTTAATACGCTGGTGGAGTTAAGCGGAGTCCAGTTTGCAGAGGAAGCGATTGGCCGTCATTATTTTGAAGAGTCTAACAATGTAGGAGGTTCGACAAACTGGAGCCTGCAGGATAAAAGTGGGAATCAGATTATTTTCAGAACAAGCAGTTATGCTGGTTTTGCTAATAAATTGGTACCGGAAGGGAGTGGAAAAGTGAGAGGAGTTTTGACCAAATACGGATCAGATTATCAACTAATGAGCAGATCAGAAAAAGATCTGGAAATGAACGGAAAAAGAGATATTCCGATTTTTGCGGAAGATTTCCAATCCGTAAAAAACAATGTGAATTTTACTTTGCCGGGTTGGAGCAATATTGTTGAAAAAGCTTCAAAATTATGGGAGAGCATGCTGTATGCTGGAAACGGTTATGCGGAGTTTAATACTACAAGTACAACCGCAGCCGAAAATGTTGCCTGGATGGTTACTCCCAAAATCAATTTGAGCGGCTATAAAAGTGCAGTATTATCCTTTAGAAGCGCACAGCACGACTTAAAGATTGATTCGCCATTAAATGTGCTTGAAGTCTATGTTTCAACTAATTTCGATAGTTCTAGCGTAACGAAAGCAAAATGGACAAAACTAACAGCAAAATTTCCGTCATTGTCAACACTGTCCCGGGTTTTTATCAGTTCGGGAGCAATTGATTTATCTTCCTATTCAGGAAATATTAATATTGCCTTTAAATATATGGGTTCGGGTAAGGATAAAACTTTGAATGGCGCTTTTATGGTTGATGATGTTAGAATTTTTGCCGAAAAATAAGACTGTTTTTAATAGAGATTCAGTTAAGATGTTGATTTTTAGACGATAATTTAATGCGGTATTGTTTTTGAGATTTAAACTGTTAAATTTTAATAGAATTTTGTATTTTGGTCACCCCAAATCAATACAAATACCACTATGAAAATCTATTTTCTTGCCATCATCATGATGGTTTTCCCATGTTTAGTACATAGTCAGAATCAGGATGCTAAACCTGTGAGACTAAAACAAATTAATATTGTAAAAACAAATTACCAGAATTCTAAAGATGGTGAAATTGTAAACAAAACAGTTGTTTTTAAAGACGGAAAAATACAAACCATTACTACTTCAGATGTCATTCAGCATTTCTTTTACAATACCAAAGGACTATTGGATATGACGGTTAAAGATAAGGTAGGAAGTGACTGGAAAGAAGTTGTGAATTACACTTATGATGCAGACAACAACATCACAAAGTTTGTAAAAAAATATCAGGAAGGAAATGACTACATTACCAAAGTAGTGACTTTTACTTACGAAGGAGCCAGAGTAAAAGTAATTACGAAAAAGAGTACCAACCATCAGAATTTAGTTGATGATATCGAGTACATTGTTGAAAACGGTGCTATTGTGCGACGTACTTCCCGAGACAGAAATAAAGCCATCATTGGTAAAATCGAATATGTTTACTTCAACGATAATGTCATAAAGCATAAAGGTTTGGTAGGAGATAAAATTTCGAAAAGTTTTATTTTTGATGATAAAAATTCTGTTGACGTTCTAATTGTTAAAAGCTTATTTGGAGACAATTATAAAGTGATTGTACCAATGATCTCCTATCATGAGGAAGAATTTAGCTTTGAATCCATCTCTCCTAATAACGAAATTGTTTTTAGCCCTTCCTCTACTGTCTTGGTAGGAGTGAGCAGAAAATACAAATACAACAAGTTGAACTTTCCAATTTCTTGCTCTCAGGTAGAGGAGAACGGGATTGTAAAAACAGAAAAGACTTTTATTTACGAGTAACGTAAATTTTAAAACTGAAATCCCAAATCCCAAATTCCAAACTTCGATTAACAATTGGAATTTGGGATTTGGATTTTTAAAGAATAAGGTAATTTTTCAAATACAGTTTAAAAAACAAGTTCTATAAGGGTTAGTACCTTACAAATCATTAAATTTGCACCTTATTCAAAGCTATGTTAGAAAAAGAAGTTATAAATTTTGAGAGAACAGCCATTGTAGGTATTATAACTCAAAATCAAAGTGAGGAAAAACTTAACGAATATCTGGATGAATTAGAGTTTTTGACTTTTACCGCAGGAGGTGAAGTGATTAAACGCTTTTCGCAAAAAATGGAACGTCCAAATCCGAAGACTTTTGTCGGGACAGGAAAAATAGATGAAATTAATCTTTTTGTAAAAGAAAACAATATATCGACGTTGATTTTTGATGACGAATTATCACCATCACAACAAAAGAATATTTCCAGAATTATCGATTGTAAAATTTTAGACCGAACGAATTTAATTCTGGATATTTTTGCACAAAGAGCCGAGACTTCTTATGCAAGAACACAGGTTGAGTTGGCACAATGTCAATATTTACTACCTAGACTTTCAGGTTTATGGACACACCTTGAGCGTCAAAAAGGGGGTATTGGTATGCGTGGTCCGGGAGAAACCGAGATCGAAACGGACAGACGTATCGTGCGTGACCGAATTTCGTTATTAAAGGATAAAATCAAGACCATCGACAAACAAATGAGCATTCAGCGCAGCAATCGCGGTGCGATGGTTCGTGTGGCATTGGTAGGATATACCAATGTTGGAAAATCGACCCTTATGAATGCGATTGGTAAAAGTGATGTTTTTGTTGAAAATAAATTATTCGCAACTTTAGACACCACTGTTCGAAAAGTAGTGATTAAAAACTTGCCGTTCTTGTTATCGGATACCGTAGGGTTTATTAGAAAATTGCCAACACAACTGGTAGATTCGTTTAAAAGTACACTCGATGAGGTGCGTGAAGCCGATTTATTATTGCATGTTGTAGATATTTCACACCCTGATTTTGAAGACCATATCGAATCGGTAAATCAAACTTTGTTAGAGATTAAGAGTAATGACAAACCTACTATTATGGTTTTTAATAAAATTGATGCCTACAAACATTTGACGATTGATGAAGATGATTTAATTACGGAGAGAACAAGAAGACATTATACTCTTGAGGAATGGAAACAGACCTGGATGAGTAATGTTGGAGAAGATAAAGCACTATTTATCTCGGCAACACAAAAACAGAATTTTGAAGAATTCAGAGAAATGGTTTACGAGGCAGTCCGCCAGATTCATATCACAAGATTTCCGTATAATAAGTTTTTGTATCCGGATTATAAAGATGCAGTTGAGAAAGAAGAGGAATAAAAAAACGGCTTTTGAGTAATCAAAAGCCGTTTTGGTTATATGTAGACTTGTTTGAACATTGTTTATTTAGTGATTGCATTTTTTGATTATTATGGTATCTTTATTAAATACTAATCCTACTTCACCATCAAGTTTTTTTTGAATTTCTTGATTAGATAATTTATTTCCTAAGTCATTTTCGAATAATGTTGTTATTATTGGTAAGCTAATTAATTTTTCATCTATTATTTTGAATTGTTTTCCTGAAGCAAAGGAAGTTAGATAAAAATATTTTCGATCATTTTTTTTAATGGAATATAAAATAATATTTTTTAATTGCCCTGTCATAACTTTTTGTTTTAAAGTGCCATTTAAATCTTCGATTTGAATCTTAACAATTGAAGGAATTAATTTTTGCCTTTGATCTACATATTCAATCTTTTTGATACAAAAATTTTCAGATGATTTTTTCTGACCACAAGAGATACTTAGAATTATAATTGCTATTATTAGTTTTTTCATTTTTTAAAGTATTTTTTTAATTCTGAATAATGTACGTATTTACCCGCTACTTGTTCGATATAATCTTTATATGCTTGTGAAGTGTTTTTCCATGATTTTTCTTGTACTTGTTTCATATAAGCATTGTACTCAAAACGTGTGTTGTAAATTTCCTTTCCTAGTTTTTTTAAATCTTCTACATGCTGACCTCTCTCATGAGAAAAAAGATTTATTATATCATAACCATTTTGTAAACTTGACCCTACCTCACCATACGTAACACTAATGTCTATTTCTCCTGGCTTTAAATGATCTGAACCTGGTGTAACTCCACCATATCTTGATAACGCCATCCCACTTTCTGGATTGTCCGTAATTGTTTTTGCTTTTAATTCATTTAAATTGTACCCGGCTTCTTTATAATAGTGATTAAGAATTCCCCTTGCAATATTCTTTCTTAACTCAAAAGGAAGTTTCGTTATTTCAATTGAATTTTTTTTTCTGATTTCTTTATTGATTGTCCCATTTTTATTATAATAGTTTAAAGGAGTATTAAAATAGCTATACTCCATTTCCAAAGGATTATTATTCTTTATAATGTATATAAGTTTATTATGCAAATTGTCGGACCCCATATAAGTTCCGTTTAGATCAAAATAATCACCTAATTTAGGATCTTCAATATTATTCTGGTTTTCTACATAGATGCTGTCAGATTTATTGGTGTTATTTATATATTGTGCATCATAAAGATCGTTTTTTATAGTGATCTGACCAAGTCTGGTAGTATTGTTTGTGTATTTTGCAGCAAATTTCTCAATTTCAGCAGTATTTTTATCGCCTTCAATCTGCTGACGCCAGATGTTAAGAAAAAAATATCTAAAGCGTGCCATTTCACCTGGACTGGTATCTTTTAATACAATTTTGTGGTTTTTAATAGTCATAATTTTTTTGTGTTAATGAATGGTACTTGATCACTATGGTTTTGTAATTTGTAGTTAGTCAATTTTGCATAGGGTCAATTTCTGGTAAATTTAATAACCACATTTCTTTAGGATAACTAGTTTCTAAAAGGAGACAAAAGTACTCTGAATTAGCTTCTTTAAAAAAAGAGTAGACTTTAAAAATCAGTAGTTTCAGTTGATGTGTTCTATCTTGATTATGAGCTCAGTAGTCTGGGGGAAATTACATTGTTTTCATGCTATATGGCATTATACTCTAATATGTAGAACTAATCAATAGATGTAATTTGGTGTAATATTTATGTGTTTTAGGTGCTTCGTTAAAACTCAAAAAAAAACACCCACTATTTCAATTAAGAAAAAGGGGTGTATAACGAAAATAGAAATTTTAGCTTCTATAGTTTTTTAGGTTTTAAATCTTCTTACTAATTAATGTATTAGGAAGATGTAAGAGAAAGTTTATCGTTTGTGGATTTGTTTTGTATTGTGATTTTTAAAAACCAAAATTTATTCCTACACCAAATATTTGTCTGGTTTGGAATCCACTGAAAGCATTATCGTCATAGATGGCCTGGAAGGATAAGTTTGCCGATAGAAATTTGTTAACTTTCATGATAACATTCAACGAGTAGTTGATATCTACATTTTGCGGATCTTTTAAATAGTTAGAATACAAATTCAGGGTATTCTCGGCAGTTACGTTGGTCATGATAGCCAGTTTGTAATAAACCGAAGCATAAAACCCGAGTTCGTATAACATACTTTTATTGGCATCTACTCCAAAATAAGCCCCGTCTACATAAGGTAATCCTGTTGCCTGATCAATTCCCGAAGTATAAGCGCGGTCTACAAAAGTGAATTTTGAAGTTAGAGGAGCAAAGTTTATTTTTAAATCCTCCGTTTTAGACCAGTAAATACCGGGCCCCGTAGTTAGATACCCCGGAGACATAAACTTGGTGTTTTCAGTTCGGATTTCCTTCCCATTTACATCCTTCCCATACAGATAACCGGTTGTAAATTGGGTTCTGAAATTTAAAAAGAAAGAATAATACCAGTCTCCAAAAGCTTTCTTCCCTACAATTGAATTAAATTCTAAACGGTCATCCGTCTTTTTTTCGAAATCTGTATTTTTAGTTTGCAAAAGACCATATGAAGCCAGAATCTTGTTGTCCCAGGTGAGATCGTCTTTTTTATAGTTAAAGTCATAATTGATTCCTAAAGTTCCGGAGAAGCTGTCTTCACCTCCGGCAACCCAATTGTTAAAGCTAGATTGATTCAGTAAAAGAGACACCGTACCTTTTGCCTTCCATCCTTCATCTTCGATCGTATCATTTATTTTTTTTACCGCTTTTTCAGTATTCTGAATCAGTTCTTTTTCTGAATTTTGTGCATGAACAAAAGTAAAGTTTGCTAAAACAAGGAGTAATAATGCTAGCTTTTTCATGATATCTGGTTTAAATGTGTAAGAACAAATATACTAAATAATCGTTAAAAAGCCTTATGGGATGCAGCTGGGAAGGAGTGTTATTTTTTTGGTTCTTTGTATAAGGGTACCGCCGAACAGGCCTCGCCATACATGATACTTCTTGCAAATGGCTGCAGATAGGTCGCTGCTAAAATGTAAGCACGGGTAGGTACAGGTTTGCGGGAACAGCCTTTTACGATAACAGGTTTGCCTTTATAGGGAGTGTAATCAAGTTTGCTTAATATTTCTTCGTATAAGCTTGCTTCCAGATCTTCTATAGTTCCGTTCACCACTTTTTTGGCGTATGGAGCCAAATGGATTGCAACCAGAATAGAAGACCAGGCAGGAACAATTGCATCTGTACTGCAATTTATAGCCACATATTGATCCTGATATTGCGACCAGTCATGATTTTTTAAATGCTCTCTAAAGTCTTTTTCTTTTAACAAAAAGCCTTCTAAAAGCCATTGTGATATATCGATTTGCACACGTGCTCCTTTTGGGTAATAATCTTCAAGATCAAAAACCTCCAAGGCACTATTAGCAACTTTATTGATAATTTCTTCCATAAGAAAATTTTGGTTTCAAGTTTCAAGTTTTAAGTTGAGTAACGTGAAACTTGAAACTTGAAACAAATATTAAAGCATTCCTAATTCTAATTTTGCTTCTTCGCTCATTAAGTCTTTGCTCCATGGCGGATCGAAAGTAATTTCAACATCAACATCTTTTATGTTTTCAATTGTTTTTACTTTTTCTTCCACTTCTCTTGGCAAACTTTCTGCGACAGGGCAGTTTGGAGAGGTTAAAGTCATTAAGATTTTTACTTCATAATCGGTGTTGACCATTACATCGTAAATCAATCCTAACTCGTATATGTCCACAGGAATTTCCGGATCATAAATGCCTTTTAAAACCTTTACGATAGATTCTCCCAGTTCGTTTGTGTCTATTTCTTGTTCCATTGTTTTTGTTTTTTACCATTAAGACAGTAAGCAAATTAAGTTTAAGGCTTTATGAAACTTAATCTCTTTATGGTTTAATTTTTATTTAATTTTTATTTTTTGCATCAAAAGCCAATGCATACATTTTGATGTTTTTAATCATCGATACCAAACCATTTGCACGTGTTGCGGATAAATGTTCTTTTAGACCAATTTCGTCAATAAAATCAACATCGGCGCTTAAAATATCGGATGCTTTTTGATTGGAGAATGTACGAATTAAAATCGCGATTATTCCTTTAGTCAGGATAGCATCACTATCGGCAGTAAAGACAATGTTGTCTTCTTTTTGTTCCCCTTGCAGCCAAACTTTTGATTGACATCCTTTGATTAAATTGTCGTCGGTTTTATATTCTTCTTTGATTAACGGAAGACTTTTTCCTAATTCGATGATGTACTCGTAACGTTGCATCCAGTCATCAAACATCGAAAATTCGTCTATTATTTCGTTTTGTATTTCTTTTATCGTCATAATTATTTTTTCGTAAAATCCAGCAGCAAATTTACCAAATTTTCTATCTCTTTTGGAGGGTATCCATTGTCGAAACCCTGAGTTTCATAAATTTTCTGATTCTGAGTGACTTTTAAATTTCCCAGAGCAGCTCCATCATGAAAGCGTTTTTGTGTTGGGCCTTTTAAGTCCGGAATAGTTTTGAGATTGATTTTCGAAAATTCAGCTACAATCTGTTTCCATTTTAAATCATCTATTTTGCTCTCCACCGGCTGAGCATTGCGGCCATTGGTCACCGAAACCGTTTTATTCTGTACCACGATTACTTTGTAAGTGCCTCGGGAAACTGCAGAATATTCAATTTCAGTAGCTTTCATGTCAGCTTTTTTTTGGCTGGAACAGCTTGTTCCAATAAAAAACGTTAAGAGCAACAAAGATAATATTCTCATAAAAGATTTTTTTAGCTTAACATAGCTTTCGCTTTTTTAATGGCCTCAACCATTATGTCAATTTCTTCTTTGGTATTGTAAAAAGAAAATGAAGCACGGATCGTTCCCGGAATGCAGAAAAAATTCATAATTGGTTGTGCACAATGATGTCCGGTTCTCACTGCGATTCCCAGTTTGTCGATAATGGAACCAATATCGTACGGATGAATTCCATCAATATTAAACGAAATCACTGAAGCTTTATTTTTTCCGGTTCCGTAAATTTTCAGTCCTTCGATTTCTAATAAACGTTTGGTTGCGTGCTGTAATAAATGTGTTTCATGCTGATGAATGTTATGAAAACCAATGTGGTTCAAATAATCAACGGCAGTTCCTAAAACAATTCCGCCGGCAATATTTGGAGTTCCTGCTTCAAATTTATGAGGTAAATCGGCATAAGTCGTTTTCTCGAAAGTAACTTCTTTGATCATTTCACCGCCACCTTGGTAGGGAGGTAATTTATTCAGCCATTCTTCTTTTCCATAAAGAATTCCGGTTCCCGTTGGTCCGCACATTTTATGTCCTGAAAAAGCATAAAAATCACAATCTAAATCCTGAACATCAGGTTTTAAATGCGGGACGGCCTGTGCACCATCGATCAAAACAGCAGCACCAACAGCATGAGCCTTTTCGATCATATATTTAATAGGATTGATAATTCCTAATGCGTTCGAAATATGATTTACCGTTACCACTTTTGTCTTTTCTGACAATAAGGCATCATAAGCTTCTATTATTAGTTCACCTTCTTCATTCATTGGAATAACTTTAAGAGTTGCTCCTGTTTTCTCACATAACATTTGCCAAGGCACGATGTTGCTGTGATGCTCTAATGAAGAAACAATAACTTCGTCTCCGGGTTTTAAAATGGAAGCAAAACCGTTGGTTACTAAGTTAATTCCATGAGTTGTTCCTGAAGTAAAAAGTACTTCGTGCGAGAATTTCGCATTGATATGATGTTGGATTTTTACTCTTGAAATTTCGTAAGCATCAGTCGCCAATTGGCTTAAAGTATGAACACCACGATGAATGTTGGCGTTTATTTCCTGATAATACTTTGCGATCGCATCAATCACAATTTGTGGTTTTTGCGAAGTTGCACCGTTGTCGAAATATACTAAAGGTTTTCCGTTCACTTTTTCTGAAAGTATCGGAAAATCAGCTCTTATTTTTTGGATGTCTAACATGTCTTATTTAGAAAAATTCTACCTACAAAAGTACTAAAACAAAATGGGTTTATTCATTAAAACTATAATTTCCTTTTATGATGCTATCAATTGAACGGTTGCTTGTAGATTCTTTAAAAATTGATTCATTTTTTTATATTTCATGAATTTTATTTCTGGAATAAGTTGTATAATCTTGATGGTAAAATATTTATATTGCATTAAAAATACCACAACCAGATGAAAAGAATTCTTAAATTACTTGTACTTGTTTTAGTTCTTGCCTTTTTGTATTTCGGGTTTACTACTTATCCTAAACTGGATTTGATTTCAGGCTTCTCGGCCAAAAGTGTTGCATCAGGTCATTTTATTGACAATCGTTCAAAGGAATTAATCGAAAAAACGGATAATGATATTCACATGATCGATTTAGCGGAGAATACTATTGATGATACCGGTAAGTTTGCTATTTCTACAGTTTATGGATTGAAAGAAAGAAAAGCAATTTACAGAGAAGGACTGGGCGCTACTTTGATTGACGATGATTATGATATTTCGAAGCCATACCTGCTTCCAAAAAGAACAAAATTGGTTAACAATCTTCCTTTTCCTTATGGGAATAAAGAAGCAAAGGATACCACTTTTTCAAATATTGATTATACCAAACTGAAAAAAGCTGTGGACGGTTCGTTTGATGTAAAAGGCCAAAAGAATAAACGTACACGTGCCTTGATAGTGGTGTATAAAGACAAACTGATTGCTGAAAAATACGATACTGGTTTTAATAAAGATAGTAAAATTTTAGGATGGTCGATGACTAAAAGTATCACCAGTTCGGCTTTTGGCGTTTTAGCGAAACAACGAAAAATTGACATTTATAAACCTGCTCCGATTGCGGAATGGCGAAATGATGATCGTAAAAATATTACCGTTAATGATTTGCTTCATATGAACTCAGGTTTAGAATGGGAGGAAGATTATACCAAAATTTGTGATGCGACTGAAATGCTTTTTCAGGCAGAAGATATGGGGAAAGTACAAATGGATAAACCCGCTAAATTTAAACCTAATACGCATTGGTACTACTCTTCGGGAACCACTAATCTATTGTGCCGAATTTTAAGA
This window encodes:
- a CDS encoding serine hydrolase domain-containing protein encodes the protein MKRILKLLVLVLVLAFLYFGFTTYPKLDLISGFSAKSVASGHFIDNRSKELIEKTDNDIHMIDLAENTIDDTGKFAISTVYGLKERKAIYREGLGATLIDDDYDISKPYLLPKRTKLVNNLPFPYGNKEAKDTTFSNIDYTKLKKAVDGSFDVKGQKNKRTRALIVVYKDKLIAEKYDTGFNKDSKILGWSMTKSITSSAFGVLAKQRKIDIYKPAPIAEWRNDDRKNITVNDLLHMNSGLEWEEDYTKICDATEMLFQAEDMGKVQMDKPAKFKPNTHWYYSSGTTNLLCRILRGQFKTQQEYLDFWYSALIDKIGMNSMIVEQDMSGIFVGSSYAWATARDWSKFGLLYLHKGNWNGEQVLEESWVKYTATPTNTSNGGYGAQFWLNAGGKFPDAPRDMFYCNGYQGQMVAIIPSLDMVIVRMGVNEGDHQFDFNEFLKEIISSVKK